In Musa acuminata AAA Group cultivar baxijiao chromosome BXJ2-3, Cavendish_Baxijiao_AAA, whole genome shotgun sequence, the following proteins share a genomic window:
- the LOC135607530 gene encoding putative invertase inhibitor, which produces MRPSTIGILLAVAVLLLHHHLLPGVEASVEKACRDAANSSPNINYDFCVAELLPYPGSGSADQKSLTVIAATLAKDKTTSASAKVKSLLARTSDPKTKQGLESCGSVYEDLFSDLNTSIPAIKEGRLVDARTYLSAAVDAPDTCEDGFKELKVPSPLTKEDSDLTQMCTIALAFTNMLG; this is translated from the coding sequence ATGAGGCCGTCCACCATCGGTATTCTCCTCGCGGTGGcagtcctcctcctccaccaccacctcctccccggGGTGGAGGCATCGGTTGAGAAGGCGTGCAGGGACGCGGCGAATAGCAGCCCCAATATCAACTATGACTTCTGCGTGGCGGAGCTCCTCCCGTACCCGGGGAGCGGGTCGGCGGACCAGAAGTCGCTGACGGTGATCGCGGCTACCTTGGCGAAGGACAAAACCACCAGCGCCAGCGCTAAGGTCAAGAGTTTGCTAGCCAGAACGAGTGATCCAAAGACGAAGCAGGGCTTGGAGTCTTGCGGGAGCGTCTACGAGGACCTGTTCTCCGACCTCAACACGTCCATCCCGGCCATCAAGGAGGGTCGCCTGGTCGACGCCAGGACCTATCTTAGCGCCGCTGTGGACGCGCCCGACACCTGCGAGGACGGTTTCAAGGAGCTGAAGGTCCCCTCGCCCTTGACCAAGGAGGACTCCGACTTGACGCAGATGTGCACTATTGCTTTAGCCTTCACCAATATGCTGGGGTGA